The nucleotide sequence TACACCCAaggatggtcaggcttgggtgtcgaTATTCTTCGTTgaatagaaacctgacttgccggagctcccaagttggtaatcgcggagcatgaatcggcatcattcttgaaaatgtttttgaaaatataattttgagaagtgtgacttgccggaactcccaggtgggtaagtgtggagtaggaatcagcatcttgagaattcaaccaacaagtGGTAACTGGTTGAAAAGCATTTTTACTAgtgattggttgttgatcttacaagtggttaatcaaggtcattaagttgaacttgatttaactatcattcaaatgatttggaaaacaatgtgatgaatagAACCccaacttacaagtggtaaaatcaacaaaaacttATTTtacggaaaaaccattttgattaaaacaaacttaagtgttttgaaatcataatgggaaaatagtttgttatgagggggagttctgattgtttataccAAAAGGATGGAGATTTGAAGTAATTCACATCAGATTGGCAcattcttgtacagtttgttttcagattttcccagaaaatcaaaattgagacatattttgattttagggggagtaaaaattttagaaaattttgaaaatttgaaaaatcgaaaaagtcaaaaacattgaaaaaaatcAAAATGAGTTTGGTTGTTAAAAGTGGAaataatagtacatcagtggactttcacaacacgctaaagatttggaaagtctaATGGTGATAAatgatctcactgaggatgtgttAGTAGATTTTTgctcatttagtagattgttttcgagatataaacataaattcgaatgcttacttatctcgtggggaacatctctcggatatatgggaaacccccgaaatcttgtttgaaagattttctgtttctgacatactaggtctttgtgcgtgttgatatctggggtattataccaggacttctgattttgcgggagcaatagcctagtcctcgtataatactttgcattagCTTTAATCTTTAAAGCCAGCCCTCTGCTAAAAAATTGAAAAGTATCGAAAGATATGTATCAACggaagttgaagaaaagatccccaaacgggacacacctaaagttgaaccgtcatctctttgctgaacggaagttttgacctgagctctcacggtttcgcatttacccgtttacaaatatcactagtgtacattcacctgtaagactgaatatagaaatctggatacaggagtatattctgaggtgggacactcgaataagtcaagtaattaaaaacactaactcatatctcgaaacagttgccAAGGAAAATGACTGATCCTGGTAGCTTTACCATCCCATGTCTGATTGAGAATCTTACTGTCAGCAATGCGCTTGCTGACCTAGGTGCTAGCATAAATCTCATGCCCTATTCCATATTTTCTAAGCTTGACCTAGGAGAGCCTTCCCCTACGCGCATGAGTATTCAGCTCGCCGATCGATCGGTGAAGTACCCAAGAGGGATTGTGGAGAATATGTTAGTGAAGGTCGACAAATTCGTATTTACAGttgacttcgtcatccttgacaTGGACGAGGACTCTGAGGTCCCACTGATTTTAGGACGTCCATTCCTTGCCACTGCACGAGCACTCATTGACGTGTACGACGGCAAGTTGACTCTTCGAGTTGATGAGGATAAGGTCACATTCGACATTCAGCATTCCATGAGGCATACCCAGCAGCATGATGACACTCTATGTTTTATCGACACTCTTATGTCACATGTGGGTAGCCTCCTCAGCGAGATTTGCGGGAGAGATGCGTCCGATACGCATGTTGCGAGTGTGGATGATCAGGGGAGTGGGGTCACTGAGTTAGATGTTAAGCAGGACCCTCTGTCGCAGGCTACCGAGCCTTCCCCTAGATTTCAGGTGTTTGAGGTCATTAAGGAAGAAGAGAAAATGGCTGACGAGTTTGATAGCTGGCCCGTGAAGGAAGCAGAGGTTGGATAAAGGAGAAACCTCCAGATtgaattcaagtgtggggaggttttgtaaagttttgtaattttatttatttGGTATAGTCTCGATAGTTTGTGATATGTGTTTGTTGGTATATTGAGTCGTCTTTTGTGTACATGAGTCTAAATTAGTTGGTTTGAGTCAATTTTTGTCGTTTTTTTAGAGTCAGTACTGCTTTGGTTTTGCTGGTTTTGTTGatgcaggtttgaatatgtaccatccgtactcaatctccattcgggtgagtTTGGAGCTACTTTTTGAATATCATGCATTTACCGAGCTTGTCAGTTACAGTCAAAGCCGATCGTGAaggaaatgctatacgatcgtgCACGGGTTCGGATTGATGACGCGCGCAGCTGGCACTGATTTTTATCCtcaccagctaagtcctttccaaatcgttatctttttattttgtatattattttaggttttatttcttttttatttttagttgtcTTTCATcctacattggggacaatgtaaattttaagtgtggggatgggagacTACGTCTTTTCAGGTAGTTTTgagtaaaaacaaaacaaaaaaataaaaaaaagagttGGTTTTGCGAGTCCCGGTCCTTTTGCGCGTAGaaaacaaaaaccttttcaaCACGTCGGTCAAAAAAAGTTTAATTGTCGAATTTACGAATCGGAGAACACTTGTTTCTTTAAGTTGCGGGATAGTAGGTTGATTAAATCAGTTTTTGGGAGTAAAAGGGTTCGGGATGCCTAGGATAGTGGATGGAGCCGGAGAATTGATTGATTGTGCATTGTCAATATCGGTAGCCCTTATTTACCACATGATAGTGAGATTTGAGCCTTTACATGTTCATATTTATATGTTCACTACTTTCGTTTCATGTGTGTTTACCGACTTTGTTGCATTACTTTAGAACTTGTGCGTTTTGATACAGTTTGAGACCTTCGGTTAGGATTTGGCATGgatatgatagaggcattaggatcaTCTTTTATTTAGCCATTTGTGTTGACTTGTTTCACCGTTACCCTTAGTTACACCACTTTGAGCCTAGCCATTCGTTTGTTACCCATTTGTGATTTGATAGCCGGATCGTATTACGTGATGTTTATATGTGATTGAGTACcgacaaaaaaaataaaaaaaaaacgaaaaaaaatatgaaaaaagaaaaagagaaaaaaaaaggaataaaGTTGTAggtcaaaatgaccaaaatgttaATATGTGTTTAGTGCTTATTCGGTTTTTCGTGCGATTATGTGTTTAGCCCATTAGTTCCGAATAAAAAAATAACCTACCTTTAGCCTTTGCCTACCCAATAAAGTCCTTTTGATCCGTGCCGAGTTTTAACAAATAGGTGGAAATCTGATTGACGTACAAGCTTAtgaggggactaggggtggttcactagtgatagaatttatcactcacaagcaccaatcaagtttcgccatgtcattgaccatttttccatcacttacaaccatttttagtgggggtggtcatcactcaccaccacacccaacaatttccccccaaccaacaaatacccTCACAAAAATAAACCATAACGCGTGATGGAGATAACGAAAATCGGTTTCCGTTAATGTATAACGCGTTGAAGTGTGTAGCGGCGGTCGAGTTCAACGCGTTGAAGTTTGTCACGTTATACTATCACGGAAGAAAAGGAGACCGCCCCGGGTCCCATGATAGTCTTGCTTCATAGTTTGGTTTTGAGAGTTCACTTGaattatcatatatatatattaaccgaGTGTCGAGTGAAATTGTGAGGGGTATTGACATTGCATAATTGATTGCTTGAAGGTAAGAAAAACTTGATTAGGTGGGCCcggttttttttaattaaatattatgattcGTCAACATTTTGAACGTTGTAAGTCTTGCGAAACTGCTGTGTTTAATGATTTGTTCGAGACTTGTGTTATTGTTAAGTGTTTAAGTTGGACATGTTGCTTGGGGTTTTGCTTAAGGACAAGCAAAAGGCAAAGTGTGAGGATATTTGATATGCTCTAAaacatacatatttttatataatatttcCTATACTTTTGAGTGGAATTTATGTTAAATTTCACTCATAGCTGGTTCATATTTGGATTTTAGAGgtttaaaaaaaactagttaaaaTGAGTGATAACAATTTAATAAGcattaaattaattaaatgtGGGTTTTTGAGAAGTGTCGTAGACTTTGAATGAAAATAATATCAtaattttaattaaatgaacTCTATAAAAGCTATTAATTTCTTGATAATACCATCAATTTACTCACTGATGAATTTTAGGAATTCAAACGAAGAAAACCAAAGTTGGTAAAAGAAATAAAGGAGCACAGATTGGACGAAGATGATGGACATGAAGCCATAGTGGGCCGCTCCTTAAGGAGCAACTTTTAGCCATATGATTTTCGAAATAAATATCAGTGGAAAAAATGTTGTTCGTATTTCGGCCGCAAGACAACAGGACATTATCTAAGTGGAGCCCTATTGATGGTGGACGACATTAGTCTTGAGGAGAAATAAAAAGGGCAACGAGCACAAGGATTCGGGAGGGAATCACTGTTTTCGAAATAAAACAAGACAAAAAACAACAGGGGAGGAACAGAAAAGTTTGACGGCAGCAAGCATAAGCAGAGGCGACGAcagaaaggaaaaagaaaaaggcTTCGATCAAGGTTCACGTGTGAGATTAATAATCGGGTCGGTTCGCGAACGAGTCAGtttgatttttatatatttattttagtcGAACTCATGAACATGATTTGTTATTTATTTCAGACTTATTTCTTTTTCGTGAATATGATTCTTGGCTAATTTTCTTAAACTACCTGGGTTAAGATGAACTTGATGATTGTAATGCGTTTGTGACATGTTTTCggttatttgatgtgatttacataacttttctttgaatatgatcttgatattgcatgttggtatgttttggttattttattagtCAATAAATTCGGCGGTTTAGGCACGAAGAAATTCTCCCTAGACTTAGGATTTAATTTAATTCGTTGATCTTAGGATTTTCGAGTTAGGTAttgtgttgagaaattgaccaagttgactaataattaaaatcactatattaaaacttgcatcctcatcttgtgactcgaaagacgattagcgtgagctaggttattagctaattattggtgggtagattgggtgaccgatagctcgggctcgtttagtGCATTGTAATtaaggtttcctaggatttcaattatcaaagttgggtttgttttgcgattttgggatcttctcttaacattactgtctctgaggtcaaaaggattctattttcgtaggatttggtatcgatagttcgagccggttcgttctagcacttcacatttagTCTTGCTTCTTCATTTGAGACATCTCTAGTTGGGGGTCAATTGAGGGAAATAGATATTTAACCATTATCATTGTCACAttagcattgcatgattctagggattcgaCACCTAGGTAGCCTTTATCTCATATATCTTTGATCACAATTTGCTCGCGTGTTTGCTTCGTTTGTTGGCTTTGTTTCATACATCTTCTTATttaatttagttattatttaattattaaaaatcACTTCTGATTCAAACTTAAAAATTGACTTTTTATTCGACAGAGGTTCATTATCTTGAGTTTGCATATAgtgtccacggattgatatctggtcttgccatctacactacactacgaccggtgcacttgccgattgtgtgtggtttaggttgtgattccatttttaaaacttgttcgaaTTTAATATATACATtttcacacatcaagtttttggcgccgctgccggggacactgGCACTTTAGAGAACGACCCGAGCCGTctatttagttgtttacttgcttTCGTAGATTCCCATTGCCTTTAGGTGCCTTTTGCTTGCAATTTGTGCCTCTAGGGTTAGATTTGCTTTAGTATTTAGATTAGTGATTTTACCATTGTATGCGCCATATTCGCTCACAGGGGCCACCTTCGTTTGTTGCTTCGTCTGAGCCCGAGCGAGATTTTCACGAGCGCCTTCGCACTTTCCGAGCTAGTCAGGTACACATTCCATCTTCTGCTTTCACTATGGGTGACAACGAGGCCCCAGTTAGGAGAGTCGTCGCAGACTACGCCCGGCCGAACGCGGCCAATGCTCGATCCAGCATTACCCGACCCGCTATCGGAGTTAATCGTTGGCAGATTCCGCCTGAGATCATCACGATGGTTACGAACACCATCCAGTTCCATGGATTACCTTATGAGGACCCAAATGTCCATATTTCTCGCTTTTCAGCTATCTGTGATACGTTTCAGGAGCAGGGCGTTAGCGAGGACGCCTGCAAGCTGCGTCTATTCCCATTCTCACTTGCTGATCGAGCCCATGCTTGGTTAGAATCCCTTCCTGCGGGATCCATCACCACTTGGGCCGGGATGAAAGATAAGTTTTTAGGCAAATACTTTCCTCCTGCCAAAACTGCTCGTCTGAGGAGCATGATTCAAGAGTTTCGCCAAAAGGAGGGAGAGTCTTTCTATGAGACATGGGAGCGATTCAAGGAGTTGTTACtcaagtgtcctcatcacggatTCGAGGATTGGACGTTAGTTGAGAAGTTCTATTATGGAGTGACGCCCGCTACGAGGAATATGCTGAACACTACTGCTGGCGGCAATCTGATGACCGCCAAAACACCAGAGGAGTGCATGGATATGTTCGAGGACATAGCGATGAGCAGTTATGAGTTTCCTGATTCTAGACAAACGACTTTTACACAGAGAGGGGTGCATAGGGTTGATGAAGTCACCAGGATGCAAGCACAGATTGACGCTCTGCAAAAGCATGTGGGTGATATGGAGATACAGAAGGAGCAGTTATGCAAGATATGTACTGGGAAGCATGACACGACCGCGTGTCCTATTGCTCCTACTGAGTCACCAGAGCAGGTGGAGTTTGTGAGTAATCGAAATCAAGGAAATTTCGGGGAGCATTACAATTCAAACTGGAAGAATCACCCGAATTTCAGCTGGAAGAACAATAACCCACTGGGGTTTCAGCCGCGTCAGAGTTTGTTTCAGGACGCAGGAGCAGGAGCGAGTTTAGGTGCGAATAACTCGACATTAGTGGAGATACTAAGGAAGAACCAGGAGACGTTTGCTCAGCAGACTCAGCTGCTTACACAGTTCATCACGCGAGAGGATACTCGACATCAGGAGACACAATCGAGGTTCATGGAGCACAAGACCTTCATGAAGAGTCAGAGCACTGCACTACAGAACCTGGAAAGGACAGTGGGTTCGCTAGCCGATCAGTTGAACCAGAGACCTCAAGGCGGTCTCCCTAGTAGCACTGTTGGAAATCCGAACGCCACTACGAAAGCTGTTACTACGAGGAGTGGTCGAGGAGGTGTAGAGGTCGAGCCGGTAGTCGATGAGGATCCGGAGGTCGACGAGGAGATTGAGATGGAGACACCAGCTGGCAAAGTGCACCCTAGgctgcgcccagcaagtacagcacagtCCAGCGGGTCTCCAGGAGAGAAGAAGGATGCAGAGAAGGAGCCGATGAGGGTGTACAAGCCGACACCCCCTTACCCTGGTAGGTTAGTGAAGGGTAAGGACGCCGAGCAGTATGGTCGTTTCATGGAGATGCTGAAGAAGCTACACGTGAACATCTCGTTCGTCGAGGCTTTGGCGAAGATGCTGAAGTATACGAAGTGTTTAAAGGATCTTCTTACGAATAAGAAGAAATTAGAGGATCTTTCGACTGTCACCCTGAGCGAGGAGTGTTCTGCTGTCgtgcagaacaagctgccaaagaAAATGACTGATCCTGGTAGCTTTACCATCCCATGTCTGATTGGGAATCTTACTGTCAGCAATGCGCTTGCTGACCTAGGTGCTAGCATAAATCTCATGCCCTATTCCATATTTGCTAAGCTTGACCTAGGAGAGCCTTCCCCTACACGCATGAGTATTCAGCTCGCCGATCGATCGGTGAAGTACCCAAGAGGGATTGTGGAGAATATGTTAGTGAAGGTCGACAAATTCGTATTTCCAGttgacttcgtcatccttgacaTGGACGAGGACTCTGAGGTCCCACTGATTTTAGGACGTCCATTCCTTGCCACTGCACGAGCACTCATTGACGTGTACGACAGCAAGTTGACTCTTCGAGTTGATGAGGATAAGGTCACATTCGACATTCAGCATTCCATGAGGCATGCCCAGCAGCATGATGACACTCCATGTTTTATCGATACTCTTATGTCACATGTGGGTAGCCTCCTTAGCGAGATTTGCGGGAGAGATGCGTCTGATACGCATGTTGCGAGTGTGGATGATCAGGGGAGTGGGGTCACTGAGTTGGATGTTAAGCAGGACCCTCTGTCGCAGGCTACCGAGCCTTCCCCTAGATTTGAGGTGTTTGAGGTCATCAAGGAAGAAGAGAAAATGGCCGACGAGTTTGATAGCTGGCCCGTGAAGGAAGCAGATGTTGGATTTCCACTCACACCAACAAGAACACGGGAGAAGGCGAAAAGAAGCTTGGATCAACATGTTGTAAgtttgcagagatggtataaaAAGAAGGAGGAACCACTTAAGTTTGCACAACACCATTCTCCTCTTTACATGCCATGAATCAAGTTTGGTCCAGGTAAGTTTAAATATTGGTGGGTTGACCCGTTTGAGTTTTCTAGATTGATTTTCAATTTCACAAATGATTTTTTATTGAAAACTGGAAAAAGGGTGGAATTGAACGGGTTAGATCGAGGTTGGATAAAGGAGAAACCTCCAGATTAAATTCAAGCGTGGGGAGTTTTGTAAAGTtttgtaattttatttatttGGTATAGTCTCGATAGTTTGTGATACGTGTTTGTTGGTATATTGAGTCGTCTTTTGTGTACATGAGTCTAAATTAGTTGGTTTGAGTCAGTTTTTGTCGTTTTTTTTAGAGTCAGTACTGCTTTGGTTTAGCTTGTTTTGTTGatgcaggtttgaatatgtaccacccgtactcaatctccattcgggtgagtTTGGAGCTACTTTTTGAATATCAGGCATTTACCGAGCTTGTCAGTTAGAGTCAAAGCCGATCGTGAaggaaatgctatacgatcgtgCACGGGTTCGGATTGATGACGCGCGCAACTGGCACTGATTTTTATCCtcaccagctaagtcctttccaattcgttatctttttattttgtatattattttaggttttatttcttttttatttttagttttcttTCATCCTACATTGGTGACAATGTAaattttaagtgtggggatgggagacTACGTCTTTTTAGGTAGTTTtgagtaaaaaaaatcaaaataaaaaaaaacaaaaaaataaaaaaaatagttggTTTTGCGAGTCCCGGTCCTTTAGCGCGTAGaaaacaaaaaccttttcaaCACGTCggtaaaaaaaagtttaattgTCGAATTTACGAATCGGAGAACACTTGTTTCTTTAAGTTGCGGGATAGTAGCTTGATTGAATCAGTTTTTGGGAGTAAAAGGGTTCGGGATGCCTAGGATAGTGGATGGAATCGGAGAATTGATTGATTGTGCATTGTCAAATATCGGTAGCCCTTATTTGCCACATGATAGTGAGATTTGAGCCTTTACATGTTCATATTTATATGTTCACTACTTTCGTTTCATGTGTGTTTACCGACTTTGTTGCATTACTTTAGAACTTTTGCGTTTTGATACAGTTTGAGACCTTCGGTTAGGATTTGGCATGgatatgatagaggcattaggatcaCCTTTTATTTAGCCATTTGTGTTGACTTGTTTCACCGTTACCCTTAGTTACACCACTTTGAGCCTAGCCATTCGTTTGTTACCCATTTGTGATTTGATAGCCGGATTGTATTACGTGATGTTTATATGTGATTGAGTAccgacaaaaaaaaaataaaaaaaagaaaaaaaatatgaaataagaaaaagagaaaaaaaaaaggaataaaGTTGTAggtcaaaatgaccaaaatgttaATATGTGTTTAGTGCTTATCCGGTTTTtcgtgtgattatgtgtttatccCATTAGTTCCGAATAAAAAAATAACCTACCTTTAGCCTTTGCCTACCCAATAAAGTCCTTTTGATCCGTGCCGAGTTTTAACAAATAGGTGGAAATCTGATTGACGTACAAGCTTATGATAGTCTTGCTTCATAGTTTGGTTTTGAGAGTTCACTTGAATTATCATATATATATTGACCGAGTGTCGAGTGAAATTGTGAGGGGTATTGACATTGCATAATTGATTGCTTGAAGGTAAGAAAAACTTGATTAGGTGGGcccggttttttttttaattaaatattatgattcGTCAAC is from Helianthus annuus cultivar XRQ/B chromosome 9, HanXRQr2.0-SUNRISE, whole genome shotgun sequence and encodes:
- the LOC110875253 gene encoding uncharacterized protein LOC110875253 produces the protein MGDNEAPVRRVVADYARPNAANARSSITRPAIGVNRWQIPPEIITMVTNTIQFHGLPYEDPNVHISRFSAICDTFQEQGVSEDACKLRLFPFSLADRAHAWLESLPAGSITTWAGMKDKFLGKYFPPAKTARLRSMIQEFRQKEGESFYETWERFKELLLKCPHHGFEDWTLVEKFYYGVTPATRNMLNTTAGGNLMTAKTPEECMDMFEDIAMSSYEFPDSRQTTFTQRGVHRVDEVTRMQAQIDALQKHVGDMEIQKEQLCKICTGKHDTTACPIAPTESPEQVEFVSNRNQGNFGEHYNSNWKNHPNFSWKNNNPLGFQPRQSLFQDAGAGASLGANNSTLVEILRKNQETFAQQTQLLTQFITREDTRHQETQSRFMEHKTFMKSQSTALQNLERTVGSLADQLNQRPQGGLPSSTVGNPNATTKAVTTRSGRGGVEVEPVVDEDPEVDEEIEMETPAGKVHPRLRPASTAQSSGSPGEKKDAEKEPMRVYKPTPPYPGRLVKGKDAEQYGRFMEMLKKLHVNISFVEALAKMLKYTKCLKDLLTNKKKLEDLSTVTLSEECSAVVQNKLPKKMTDPGSFTIPCLIGNLTVSNALADLGASINLMPYSIFAKLDLGEPSPTRMSIQLADRSVKYPRGIVENMLVKVDKFVFPVDFVILDMDEDSEVPLILGRPFLATARALIDVYDSKLTLRVDEDKVTFDIQHSMRHAQQHDDTPCFIDTLMSHVGSLLSEICGRDASDTHVASVDDQGSGVTELDVKQDPLSQATEPSPRFEVFEVIKEEEKMADEFDSWPVKEADVGFPLTPTRTREKAKRSLDQHVVSLQRWYKKKEEPLKFAQHHSPLYMP